A single genomic interval of Demequina sp. NBRC 110054 harbors:
- a CDS encoding tyrosine-type recombinase/integrase, producing MTDTQHVDTTGKAWSSRAALRGSTPAQRLHLPGEAIGATHQGHSSTRQVDARVFPLSGDVSHHSRRKRRLSDMDEIINSYSPSLAPERWEPIAAFVREAVRDCDGRTQYSPRQLLAMLSQYVDWCYRVCGVELERERIFRPGLIAEWAGTAVKGVARGTVGNYRTRGLRMQEVLNPRASRPRMAAIPPSKGEKPYDASQEHKIWAWAYALANPRNRRDAMVLVAGCLGAGLTGREVCDLRARDVVADDEGVVLNVTGARPREVPVLASVEQVFIDALTGLGSDDFVFRTGRAETHKNTASRFVEQYALAHTPVSTQRLRVTWVVGRLRAAVPIQALMKAMGVTDFSSIERILRHVPELDTSEYRARLRAEHGGTR from the coding sequence TTGACCGACACCCAGCACGTCGACACGACCGGCAAGGCCTGGAGTTCAAGGGCCGCGCTCCGTGGCTCGACACCCGCACAGCGACTCCATCTGCCCGGCGAAGCAATCGGCGCGACCCACCAGGGTCACTCTTCCACGCGACAGGTGGACGCGCGCGTGTTTCCCTTGAGTGGTGACGTATCCCACCACTCGAGGCGGAAGCGTCGCCTTTCTGACATGGACGAGATCATCAACTCCTATAGCCCTTCGCTCGCCCCGGAGCGTTGGGAGCCTATCGCCGCCTTCGTGCGCGAGGCCGTGCGCGACTGCGACGGCAGGACTCAGTACTCACCGCGCCAGCTTCTCGCGATGCTGTCGCAGTACGTCGACTGGTGCTACCGCGTGTGTGGCGTCGAGCTTGAGCGCGAACGGATCTTCCGCCCAGGGCTGATCGCCGAGTGGGCAGGGACGGCCGTCAAGGGCGTCGCGCGGGGGACGGTGGGGAACTACCGCACCCGTGGGCTGCGCATGCAGGAGGTGCTCAACCCGCGCGCATCGCGGCCGAGGATGGCAGCGATCCCACCGTCCAAGGGCGAGAAGCCCTATGACGCCTCGCAGGAGCACAAGATCTGGGCGTGGGCATACGCGCTTGCCAACCCGCGCAATCGCAGGGACGCCATGGTGCTCGTCGCCGGGTGCTTGGGAGCGGGCCTGACCGGACGCGAGGTATGCGACCTTCGCGCACGTGACGTCGTCGCCGACGACGAGGGCGTCGTGCTGAACGTCACTGGAGCCCGACCCCGTGAGGTGCCGGTGCTCGCCAGCGTCGAGCAGGTCTTCATCGACGCCCTCACCGGACTGGGATCGGACGACTTCGTCTTCCGCACGGGCCGCGCCGAGACCCACAAGAACACCGCGTCACGGTTCGTCGAACAGTACGCCCTGGCGCACACGCCGGTGTCGACGCAACGTCTGCGCGTGACATGGGTCGTGGGCAGGTTGCGCGCAGCGGTGCCCATCCAGGCGCTGATGAAGGCGATGGGTGTGACGGACTTTTCTTCGATCGAGAGAATCCTCAGGCACGTGCCGGAACTCGACACCTCGGAGTACAGGGCGCGCCTTCGCGCCGAGCACGGGGGCACGCGATGA
- a CDS encoding site-specific integrase, producing the protein MLKTLTAYADWCVQERGLRLDRKQVFTLAVIDEFVAQPHPGLAQATVGNYRSHLVRTTKLLNPSAAPSERPHVPPSAGSKPYGNTELKKLWTWAHGLPTLALRQDAEFLLAGCLGAGLTGREVCDVRRSDIIIDGSGVLVRVSQPRVRLVPVHSELSHVLIAARARTSADDFVFLPGRDKSAKNTVSNFIARNTPTGEPVSTQRARATWVVRQLNSGVRIDVLMKAMGLGDFSAIARYLQYVDRVDTCLYRSLLHGATPPFSERAAA; encoded by the coding sequence TTGCTGAAGACCCTCACCGCGTACGCGGACTGGTGCGTCCAGGAGCGCGGGTTGCGTCTAGACCGCAAGCAGGTCTTCACACTCGCCGTCATCGACGAGTTCGTCGCGCAGCCGCACCCTGGCCTGGCGCAGGCGACCGTGGGCAACTATCGGTCGCACCTCGTGCGTACGACGAAGCTCTTGAACCCCTCCGCGGCACCGTCAGAGCGTCCGCACGTGCCGCCGTCGGCAGGCAGCAAGCCCTACGGCAACACTGAGCTCAAGAAGCTGTGGACGTGGGCGCACGGCCTGCCGACGTTAGCGCTGCGGCAGGATGCCGAGTTCCTCCTCGCAGGCTGCTTGGGCGCGGGTCTCACCGGGCGCGAGGTGTGCGACGTGCGCCGGAGCGACATCATCATCGACGGCTCAGGCGTGCTCGTCCGCGTGAGCCAGCCACGCGTCCGCTTGGTACCCGTGCACAGCGAGCTGTCCCACGTGTTGATCGCAGCGCGCGCTCGCACCTCTGCAGACGACTTCGTGTTCCTACCCGGACGCGACAAGAGCGCCAAGAACACGGTGTCGAACTTCATCGCCCGGAACACGCCGACTGGGGAGCCAGTCTCGACGCAGCGTGCCCGGGCCACCTGGGTGGTCCGGCAACTCAACTCCGGAGTGCGCATCGACGTGCTGATGAAGGCGATGGGCCTGGGCGACTTCTCCGCGATCGCCCGCTACCTCCAGTACGTCGACCGCGTCGACACCTGCCTCTACCGCTCCCTACTCCACGGCGCGACACCGCCATTCAGCGAGAGGGCCGCGGCTTGA
- a CDS encoding helix-turn-helix transcriptional regulator, which yields MPPKRARPRDLGSNWPEESISDAAGEVARLLAIALRDTIDGISLRRASNLTGVDHVTIADILRGDSWPDLITIARLEAGLETTLWPCGLAARVATGKAADGPEGP from the coding sequence ATGCCGCCCAAGAGAGCGCGCCCCAGAGATCTCGGCTCCAACTGGCCAGAGGAATCCATCTCCGATGCTGCTGGCGAGGTCGCTCGACTGCTCGCCATCGCTCTGCGAGACACAATCGACGGCATCAGTCTGCGCCGCGCCTCCAACCTCACCGGCGTCGACCACGTCACCATCGCCGACATCCTGCGCGGTGACTCCTGGCCCGACCTGATCACCATTGCCCGCCTCGAAGCCGGGCTCGAGACCACGCTGTGGCCCTGCGGGCTGGCCGCCAGAGTCGCTACAGGGAAAGCCGCCGACGGGCCTGAGGGGCCGTAG